CAGGGAGATCCGCAACGTGGCGGTAGTCGGCCACGGGGCCAGCGGCAAGACGAGCCTCGTGGACGCGATGGTGTTCGCCGCCGGTGCGAGCAAGCGGCACGGCGCGGTGAAGGACGGCACCGCGCTCACCGACTTCACCCCCGAGGAGGCGGAGCGCGGCTTCTCCATCACCCTCGGCTGCGCCTACGCCGAGTGGGAGGGGTGCAAGATCAACCTGCTCGACACGCCGGGCTACCTCGACTTCCAGGGCGACGCGATCGCGGGTCTTGCCGCGGCCGACGGCGCCCTCGTCGTCGTCGGGGCGACGACCGGCGTGGAGGTCGGCACCGAGAAGATGTTCCGCGAAGCCCTGCGCCGCGCCGACCCGGTGCTCTTCGTCGTCACCATGATGGACAAGGAGCACGCCGACTTCGACGCGATCTACCGCCAGATCAAGTCGCGCCTCACGAGCAAGGTCGTCCCCGTCGAGGTGCCGCTCGGCGAGGGCGCGGCCTTCAAGGGCGTGATGAACCTCTTCACCAAGAAGGCCTACGTCTACAAGGCGGGCACGAAGAGCGGCGAGTACGAGGAGACCGACATCCCCGCCGAGGCGCAGCCGCGCTTCGACCAGTACCGCGAGGAGCTGATCGAGGCCATCAGCGCCACCGACGACGCGCTGCTGGAGCGCTACCTCGAGGGCGCCGAGATCGGGCGCGACGAGGCGATCGCCGGGATGAAGGAGGCGATGAAGCGCGAGGACATCTTCCCGCTCTTCTGCGTCTCCAGCGACAGCATGATCGGCGTGCGCGCGCTGCTGACCGAGATCGCGCAGCTCATGCCCTCCGCGTGGGAGATGGAGGAGCTGCACGCGTTCACGGGCGCCGAGGGCAATCAGACCGTCGAGATCCACGCCGACGACGACAAGCCGTTCGCGGCGCTGGTGTTCAAGACGCACGCGGAGCCCCACGTCGGCGACGTGTCGTACTTCCGCATCCTGCAGGGGAGCGTCGTGAACGGGCAGGAGGTGTTCAACGCGACGCGCGACGTCGTCGAGAAGCTGAACCACCTCTCCATCCCGTGCGGCCGCGAGCGCGTCGAGGTGAACCGCCTGCACGCGGGCGACATCGGCTGCGTGGCCAAGCTGCGCAACACGCACACGAACGACACGCTCTCCACGCGCGAGCATCCGGTCCGCCTGCCGCAGATCCGCTTCCCCGAGCCGCTGGTGCACTTCGCGGTGCACGCGCAGAGCCGCGACGCCGAGGAGAAGATGCAGAGCGGGCTGCACCGGCTGCACGACGAGGACCCGACGTTCACCGTGCAGTACGTGCCGGAGACGCACGAGACGGTGGTCGCCGGGATGGGCGAGCGGCACCTCGAGATCGCGCTCGCGCGGCTGCGCCGGAAGTACGGCGTCGGCGGCGACCTCACGAAGCCCAAGATCGCCTACCGCGAGACGATCACCGCCAGCGAGAAGGGGCAGGGCCGCCACAAGAAGCAGACGGGCGGCAAGGGCCAGTTCGGCGACTGCTGGATCAAGATGTCGCCGCTCCCGCGCGGCGAGGGCTACCTGTTCGCCGACGAGATCGTGGGCGGCGCGATCCCGTCCAAGTTCATCCCCGCGGTCGACAAGGGGATCCAGGAAGCGGCGGTGCGCGGCGTGCTCGCGGGCTGCCCGCTCGTCGACTTCCGCGTCGAGCTGTACGACGGCTCGTACCACTCGGTCGACTCGAGCGAGCAGGCGTTCAAGATGGCCGGCATCCTCGGCTTCCGCGCGGTGGCGTCGAAGTGCCGCCCGGTGCTGCTGGAGCCGCTCGACCTGATCGAGGTCACGACGCCCGACGCCTACCTGGGCGACGTGATGGGCGACCTCTCCGGGCGCCGCGGGCAGATCCTCGGCACCGACTCGGCCGAGGACGGCCACGGGACGACGGTGCGCGCCGTGGTGCCGCAGGCCGAGCTGCACCTGTACGCGACGAACCTCTCGTCGCTGACGCACGGCCACGCGACGTACGCGCGGCGCTTCCACGGCTACGAGCAGGTGCCCGGCGAGGTGGCGACGAAGGTGATCGCCGAGCACGCGAAGGAGCGCGAGGAGGCGATGGCGGAGGTGTAGCCTCCGGCGCAGCTGTGAACGACCGGTTCGCTCCGCCGGCGGCGCCTTGCGCGGCCGTCCGGCGGAGCGCACATCGGAGCATGCGCCCGACCATCGCCGCTCTCGTCACCGCCCTCCTCGCCGCGCCGGTCGCGGCGCAGGAGGGCGGCGTCGTCTCCGGCCGCGTGACGGCCGCCCTCGACTCCACCGCCGTCGTGGGGGCGGAGGTGCTGGTGCCCGCGCTCGCGCGCAGCGTGCGCACCGACAGCGCGGGCGGCTTCCGGCTCGTCGGGCTCCCCGCGGGCACGCACCGGCTGGTGGTCCGGCGCCTCGGCTTCCTGCCGTCGGGGCTCGACGTCGCGCTGGCCGCGGGCGACTCCGCGCGGCGCGACGTGGCGCTCCGCGGGCTGCCGCAGCGGCTGCCCGGCGTCGCCGTCGTGGACCGCGTGACGCTGCGCCGCCTGGAGCGCTTCGAGGAGCGGCGCGCGATGGGGCAGGGCCACTTCCTCGGCCCCGAGGAGATGGAGCGCGAGCAGCATCTCCCGTTCAGCGCGCTGCTGCGGAAGCGCATCCCGGGCTTCCGGCTGATCCTCAGCCCGCGCACCGGCCGCGCGTACGCGGCGGCGTCGCGCGGCCCCGCCACCGGCGACCTCCCGCCCGCGGACCCGTTCGATCCGCGCAGCCCGCGCGCCTGCTGGGCGCAGATCTACGTGGACGGCGTGCGGGTGTACTCGCACGCGCCCAACACGCCGGCGATGCCGGCGCCGGAGCTCGACTCGTTCACCACACGCGACATCATCGCGATCGAGGCGTACACGGCCGCCAATGTCCCGCCGGAGTACGGCGGGCCGACGGCGCGCTGCGGGACGCTGGTGCTCTGGACGGGCGCGCGCTGAGCGACCGGGATGGCGCCGTGATGCGTGACCCGTTGGCCTCTTGGAGAGGATACGGATGCTCCGGATGATTCGGATCATTCGGATCGCTCCTCGCGGCGCATGGGACGTCGCACAGCGAGGAGCGATCCGGCGCATCCGCCCGATCCGAAGCATCCGCATCCCCCAGAGGGCACGGGTGTCCGGCGCGCCGGGCCCGAACGGGAACTGCAGCAAGGATGAAAGTCCGAGAAGATCGGATGACCGCCGATGCTCCGCGTGGCGGCGACCACCGTCGCCCAACGCGGAGCATCCGTCGTTGTCAGATCCTATCCGATCTTCATCCTTGCAAATGCCGTTGCCATGCTACGGCCCGCGCGCTGCTCGTCGGCCTGCGACGTCGGCGTGGCCGGGCATCGGCCGCGCCGAACGGAACGACGCTCTGACGGGTGACCCCTCGTCATTCGGGCGGCCATCCGTCAGCTTCCGCGCCGTCCGCCGCCGCACGTCCGCCCGCCCGCTCGCTCCCGCCAATGCCCGCCCGCCGCGCGATGACGCGCCACCTCCCCCTGGCGCTCGCCCTCGCGCTCCCCGCGCCCGCCGTCCACGCCCAGACGCCTGCCCGAGCGTCCGCGCAGGCGCCCGAGCGCGTGCTCGTCGCCGCGCCCACCGCCGCGGCCCCGCGGATCGACGGTCGCCTCGACGAGAGCGCGTGGTCGCGCGCGCAGATCGCCGATGGCTTCGTGCAGGCCGTGCCGACCGCCGGCGCGCCGGCCACCGAGCGCTCCGAGGTGCGCGTCCTCTACGACCGCACCGCGCTCTACGTCGGCTACCGGCTGTACGACAGCCGACCCGACTCCATCGCGCGCACGCTCGCGCGCCGCGACGCGGGCGGCATCTACACCGACTGGGCGCACGTCGCGATCGACAGCTACCACGACCGCCGCACCGCGTTCCGCTTCTCGCTCAGCCCACGCGGCGTGCAGGCGGACGGCTTCATCTTCGACGACACGCAGCGCGACGCGAACTGGGACGCCGTGTGGGAGGGCGCGTCGTCGATCGACTCGCTGGGCTGGGTCGCGGAGTTCCGGATCCCGCTCTCGCAGCTGCGCTACAGCGTGCGCGCCGACGGCCGCGCGCAGGTGTGGGGGATCAACTTCGCGCGCGAGATCGCGCGCAAGGGCGAGCGCTCCTACTGGTCGCCCACGCCGCCCGACCGGCCCGCGATCGTCTCGGTGATGGGGACGCTGACCGGCCTCGACTCGCTGGCCGAGCCGGGGAAGCTGGAGCTCGTGCCGTACGTGCGCGTGCAGTCCACGCAGAGCCCCGCGCAGCCCGCGAACCCGCTGCACGATCCCAGCGACGGCGAGGCCGCG
This Roseisolibacter agri DNA region includes the following protein-coding sequences:
- the fusA gene encoding elongation factor G, whose amino-acid sequence is MREYGSREIRNVAVVGHGASGKTSLVDAMVFAAGASKRHGAVKDGTALTDFTPEEAERGFSITLGCAYAEWEGCKINLLDTPGYLDFQGDAIAGLAAADGALVVVGATTGVEVGTEKMFREALRRADPVLFVVTMMDKEHADFDAIYRQIKSRLTSKVVPVEVPLGEGAAFKGVMNLFTKKAYVYKAGTKSGEYEETDIPAEAQPRFDQYREELIEAISATDDALLERYLEGAEIGRDEAIAGMKEAMKREDIFPLFCVSSDSMIGVRALLTEIAQLMPSAWEMEELHAFTGAEGNQTVEIHADDDKPFAALVFKTHAEPHVGDVSYFRILQGSVVNGQEVFNATRDVVEKLNHLSIPCGRERVEVNRLHAGDIGCVAKLRNTHTNDTLSTREHPVRLPQIRFPEPLVHFAVHAQSRDAEEKMQSGLHRLHDEDPTFTVQYVPETHETVVAGMGERHLEIALARLRRKYGVGGDLTKPKIAYRETITASEKGQGRHKKQTGGKGQFGDCWIKMSPLPRGEGYLFADEIVGGAIPSKFIPAVDKGIQEAAVRGVLAGCPLVDFRVELYDGSYHSVDSSEQAFKMAGILGFRAVASKCRPVLLEPLDLIEVTTPDAYLGDVMGDLSGRRGQILGTDSAEDGHGTTVRAVVPQAELHLYATNLSSLTHGHATYARRFHGYEQVPGEVATKVIAEHAKEREEAMAEV
- a CDS encoding carboxypeptidase-like regulatory domain-containing protein translates to MRPTIAALVTALLAAPVAAQEGGVVSGRVTAALDSTAVVGAEVLVPALARSVRTDSAGGFRLVGLPAGTHRLVVRRLGFLPSGLDVALAAGDSARRDVALRGLPQRLPGVAVVDRVTLRRLERFEERRAMGQGHFLGPEEMEREQHLPFSALLRKRIPGFRLILSPRTGRAYAAASRGPATGDLPPADPFDPRSPRACWAQIYVDGVRVYSHAPNTPAMPAPELDSFTTRDIIAIEAYTAANVPPEYGGPTARCGTLVLWTGAR